A genomic stretch from Pseudomonas mendocina includes:
- a CDS encoding fimbrial protein, with the protein MKNIFVAATASIVLGMSSFAFAATPSSGNPGTVRFIGEIVSGACGIDAGSMDQTVSLGQVPASQFKAVGDRSSPSKFDIVLTDCDTSTQKNARFTFSGVQDPASPALFATTGLAENVAIRLQASAGEMLENGKEQVAPIVLQDGNNTVSFGAMYESTAASVTPGEADSVVNFTVAYN; encoded by the coding sequence TTTGTAGCTGCAACTGCCTCCATTGTTCTGGGAATGTCTTCTTTTGCTTTCGCAGCAACACCAAGCAGCGGTAATCCAGGTACTGTTCGTTTTATCGGTGAAATCGTCTCCGGTGCATGCGGTATCGATGCTGGTAGCATGGATCAGACTGTTTCCTTGGGGCAGGTCCCGGCTAGCCAGTTCAAGGCCGTTGGCGATCGCTCCAGCCCGAGCAAGTTCGATATCGTTTTGACTGATTGCGATACCAGCACTCAGAAAAATGCTCGTTTCACCTTCTCTGGTGTTCAAGATCCAGCTTCTCCTGCACTGTTCGCTACCACAGGTCTGGCTGAAAACGTTGCTATCCGCCTGCAAGCTAGCGCTGGCGAGATGCTGGAAAACGGTAAAGAGCAGGTTGCTCCGATTGTTTTGCAAGATGGTAATAACACTGTCAGCTTCGGTGCTATGTACGAATCTACAGCTGCTTCCGTAACACCGGGTGAAGCTGACAGCGTTGTTAACTTTACTGTTGCTTACAACTAA